DNA from Kitasatospora acidiphila:
CGAGGTCGGCGCGAAGACCATCCGGCGCGCCCACGCGGTCCACCCGCTCTCCGTGGTCCAGGCCGAATTCTCGGTCTGGGAGCGGAACTTGGAGGACGAGGTGATCCCGGTGCTGCGCGAGCTCGGAATCGGCCTGGTCGGCTTCTGCCCGCTCGGCCGGGGCTTCCTCACCGGCGGCGTCAAGCGCGCCGAGGAGTATCCGGAGGACGACTTCCGCCACTTCGACCCGCGGCTGCAGGGCGCCAACTACGACCAGAACATGGCAATCGCCGCCAAGATCAAGGAAGTTGCCACCCGGCACGACCTCACCCCGGCCCAACTCGCCATCGCCTGGACGCTGCACCAGGGCGACGACGTCGTCCCGATCCCCGGCACCAAGCGGCGGACCTACCTGGAGGAGAACACCCGCTCGGCCGAAGTGGTCCTCGACTCCGAGCTGCTGGCCGAGATCGAGGCCGCGGTGCGCGCCGACGCCGTCGCCGGCCCCCGCTACAACGAGCGGATGATGGCCTTCATCGACCGCTGATCACGCCCGGCTGACGCTGAAAGCGCCCGGCTGATCCTGCCCGGCCCGCGCAGACCCCTGGTGCCCCCCACACACTTCTCAGGAG
Protein-coding regions in this window:
- a CDS encoding aldo/keto reductase, yielding MLKTRTLGRHGLAVSELGLGCMGMSQWYGATDDAESTATIHRALELGYTLFDTAEAYGPYDNEELLGRALAGRREQAVIATKFGFPMKLKDGSTAEADSRPEHITEVVEASLKRLGTDYIDVLYQHRLDPKVPIEEVVGAMGELVRQGKVRYLGLCEVGAKTIRRAHAVHPLSVVQAEFSVWERNLEDEVIPVLRELGIGLVGFCPLGRGFLTGGVKRAEEYPEDDFRHFDPRLQGANYDQNMAIAAKIKEVATRHDLTPAQLAIAWTLHQGDDVVPIPGTKRRTYLEENTRSAEVVLDSELLAEIEAAVRADAVAGPRYNERMMAFIDR